A part of Oncorhynchus clarkii lewisi isolate Uvic-CL-2024 chromosome 17, UVic_Ocla_1.0, whole genome shotgun sequence genomic DNA contains:
- the LOC139370564 gene encoding E3 ubiquitin-protein ligase TRIM35-like, which produces MAASVSELLLTILEKLDNKEMERFNWELCNSNLKDFPNISKAHLENVTRHATVDRMVETYCDEGAVNVTIMILSNMNRNKLAMSLKRDLPEEESTQKKRREEGKSVSALKDELKSDLTHLEEKLEKCINARESYDSMTQHTKDQQVDTTRRIREEFVKLHQFLREEEDARLAALREEEKDKGMLIEKGLGLIGVQISSLTDAIEAVKKDLNKGSENFLVSYECTQRRARAQLDLPDPQLVSGALIDIAKHLGNLQFQVWEQMQAIVKYSPIILDPNTAPSTMTLSDDLTSVRHTAVEKQHFPDNPERFTRWAKVIGSTGFVKGSEHSWEVEVGDQPEWNLGVAAESVDRKGEDLLASPEYGIWAILKRGRKYTNGAGKTLTLKRIPQRIRVQLNYDRGEVAFYDPKDNTHIYTHKHRFTETVYPYISVWKMKDAINRDIHICPSEVSVTVKSNQ; this is translated from the coding sequence ATGGCAGCATCTGTCTCTGAGTTGTTGCTGACCATTCTGGAGAAACTGGACaacaaagagatggagagatttaACTGGGAGCTGTGCAATAGCAATCTGAAAGATTTTCCTAACATTTCAAAGGCTCATCTGGAGAATGTCACAAGGCATGCCACTGTGGATAGGATGGTGGAGACCTACTGCGATGAGGGAGCTGTGAACGTCACAATCATGATCCTAAGCAACATGAACCGTAACAAACTTGCTATGTCTTTAAAGAGAGATCTTCCAGAAGAGGAATCAACACAGAAAAAAAGAAGGGAAGAGGGGAAATCGGTGAGTGCGCTGAAGGACGAGCTGAAATCTGACTTAACACATCTGGAAGAAAAGCTGGAGAAATGTATAAATGCCCGAGAGAGCTACGATAGCATGACTCAGCACACCAAGGACCAGCAGGTGGACACAACAAGGAGGATCAGGGAAGAGTTTGTGAAGCTCCACCAGTtcctgagagaggaagaggatgccagactggctgctctgagggaggaggagaaggacaagGGAATGTTAATTGAGAAAGGCCTGGGCCTCATTGGTGTGCAGATCTCCTCTCTCACAGATGCCATTGAGGCTGTGAAAAAGGACCTGAACAAAGGCAGTGAAAACTTCCTTGTGAGTTACGAATGCACCCAGCGCAGAGCCAGAGCCCAACTTGATCTTCCGGATCCACAGCTCGTCTCCGGAGCGCTGATCGACATCGCCAAACACCTGGGAAACCTGCAGTTCCAAGTCTGGGAGCAGATGCAGGCGATAGTCAAATACTCACCCATAATTTTGGACCCCAACACGGCTCCCTCTACTATGACTTTGTCTGATGACCTCACCAGCGTGCGACACACAGCCGTAGAGAAGCAACATTTTCCGGACAACCCAGAGCGGTTCACACGGTGGGCAAAGGTCATTGGTTCCACAGGCTTTGTGAAGGGTTCAGAGCATAGCTGGGAGGTGGAGGTGGGCGACCAACCTGAGTGGAATCTAGGCGTGGCTGCAGAGTCCGTCGATCGGAAGGGAGAAGATCTTCTTGCGTCACCAGAATACGGAATCTGGGCTATACTGAAAAGGGGGCGCAAGTATACAAATGGAGCTGGTAAAACGCTCACTCTGAAGAGGATACCCCAGAGGATCAGAGTTCAACTGAACTACGACAGGGGGGAAGTGGCTTTCTATGACCCCAaagacaatacacacatctacacTCATAAACATAGGTTTACTGAGACGGTCTACCCATACATCTCTGTTTGGAAGATGAAAGACGCCATCAACCGTGATATACATATCTGCCCATCAGAGGTGTCTGTGACAGTAAAATCAAATCAATGA